The genomic region AGGATCAAGATAAGTTCCGTTTTACAGGTATTTTTGGAGATGTTTATTTGCTTTCGAGACCTAAAAATCATTGTACAGATATTTTCTTGAAGACTGTTATAAATCAAGCTGAAAATAGTGGAACATTATCTATCTCTATTCCAAACTATCAAAAAGAAGTACAGGTTACTATATATAATAAAGAAAAAGAAGTTGTATTATCAACTACTTCTTTAAATAATGAATTTAATTTATTAATTGAAGATTGTCAGTATTGGAATTGTGAAACACCTTATCTATATACTGTAATTATAGAAATAAACAATGAACATATTCCTTTTAAAGTTGGGTTTAGAACAGTACGCATTGAAAAAGGACATGTACTTATTAATAATACTTCTATTAAATTATATGGTGTTAATTTCCATGATAGTAACCCAAAAACAGGTGCTACTGTTACATTAGAGGATCATAGAAAAGATCTATTACTAATGAAAGAACATCACATTAACGCTATTAGAACTGCACATTATCCTAAGACTCCTGAATTTTATGAATTATGCGATGAATTAGGTTTCTATGTTATGAGTGAGGCTGATTTAGAGTGTCATGGTGTGGTTGATTTATATGGTGTGAATTTAAATGCAAATTATAATATGCTTGCTGATGATCCGATTTATGAAACAATTATGGTTGATCGTATTGTTCGTATGATTTCTTCTTTACATAACTTTAGTTCCATTGTTAGTTGGTCTATGGGAAATGAATCTGGTTATGGTTGTAACTTTGAAAAAGGTTTATTACTAGCAAGACAATTAGATGATTCTCGTTTGTTACACTATGAAGGATTATGTAGAGATAAAGAAGCAGCAGATATTGTAATGAAGTATAGTGATTTATATAGTAGGATGTATTGGAGCAAAGAGTTAATCACAGAGTTTTTTGATAATAATGAAGAAGTACCATTTATCTTATGTGAATATTCTCATGCGATGGGAAATAGTTCTGGTGATTTAAAAATGTATTATGATTTAATGCAACAATATGATTGTTTTGTGGGTGGATTTATTTGGGAATGGTGTGATCATGCCATGGTAATGAATACATCATCTAATGAAGATATTTATGGTTATGGTGGTGATTTTGATGACTTCCCTCACTTTAGTAATTTCTGTTTGGATGGATTGGTATATCCTGATAGAACCCCTCATACTGGATTAAAAGAATATCAAGCCATTCATCTTCCTATTTCTTTAATTTCTCATAATCATAATAGTTTTACTATTAAAAATAACTATGATTTTATTCATGCTGGAAAGGCTTATGATGGTTATTATCGTTATAGTATTGATGGGAAACCAGAAAATTGGGTAAAGGTGAATTTGGATTATTTAAAACCTCAAGAAATAGTTACTTTACCTTTAGTAAAAACACCGAATGGTAATGTCGTTACTTTTGAATGGACTATTCAAAAAAATGACACAATCCCTTCTGTTCATGGAGATTATGGAATTCAACAACGTATATTAATAAATAACCCTAACTCTTTAGAATCTATAAAATCATCAAAAGACTTACAAATCAAAGAAAATGGTCTTAACTATATACTGTATGGAGATAACTTCCAATACACTTATAATCCCCATATTGGTGGTTTCTCTAGTTTATGTGTCCATGATACAGAATTATTAGAAGCCCCGACTAGTTGGAATATTTGGCGTGCACCTATCGATAATGATCGTAAAATACAAAAAGAATGGCGTGAGGCTGGTTTTGATCGCACAATATTAAAACATTATCAAACAAGCATCAATAAAGAAGATCAATGCATTGTAATTTCTACAACTTTTGGTTTTACTGCTTTATATTTGCAACGTATTTTAACTGTTGATGTTAAATGGACTATCTGGTCTAATGGGAAAATAGATTGTCACACTGATGCATCGAAAGCACCTTTATTTCCATCATTACCTAGATTTGGAATATGTTTCCCTTTAATAGAACAGTTCTCTCAATTTGAATATTTTGGATATGGACCTTATGAAAGTTATCAAGATAAACATCATGCTAGCTATCTAGGAAAATTCTTTTCTACGACAAAAGATAATTTTGAAAATTATATCAAACCTCAAGAAAATGGTAGTCATTTCCAAACAACAAACGCTATCATAAAAGGAAACACAAACAAAATAGAAATAAATTGTATGGATACATGCTTATTGAATATGTCACCATATTCAATAGAACAACTATCATCCATCACCCATAACCATGAATTACCTTCTTCATCAACAAATTATTTACACTTAGATTATCGTCAAAATGGTATTGGATCTAATAGTTGTGGCCCTTTCTTAGCTCCAGAACTAAGCTTTGAAGAACGTTCTTTTCATTGGGGATTCAGTTTACATATTAACGACTAAAATAGATATCAATAAAAGACAGCCAAAAGCTGTCTTTTATGTTACTCTAAATTATCTTATATTCATAATTCTCGAACAATCGATGACTTATCTTCATTATATAATTTTAGTAGAACATTCTTCTAAATTAATAACTTCATCTACGATTGGTAAATAGAATTCAGGTTCATGACTAACTAAAATAATAGCTCCTTTAAACGCTAATAAAGCTTCTTGCAATGCATCTTTTGCATCTACATCTAAGTGGTTAGTAGGTTCATCTAATACTAATACATTACTAGCACGATTCATAATCACACATAGTCTAGCTTTTGCATTTTCACCACCAGATAATACTTTTACTAGTGATTCAATATGGTCTGTTGTTAACCCACATTTAGCAAGCATACTACGGATTTCTCCATTACCACGATCAGGATATTCATCCCATAAATAATTGAATGTAGTTTTGTTAATATCGCCTTCTTCTTGTTTAAAGAATCCTATTTCTACAAAAGGATCTTTTTCAACATGACCACTATATGGTTCTAACATCCCAATAATTGTTTTTAGTAATGTTGTTTTTCCTAAACCATTGACACCCTTTATTGCTACCTTTTTATTTCTTTCAAATTCTAAATTCATTGGTTTGGTTAAAGGTGAATCGTATCCTATCACTAAATCACTACATTGAAATAATACTTTTCCTGGTGTTCTAGCTTCTAAGAAATGAAAAGTTGGTTTGATTTTTTCTTTTGGTTTAGATAATAAATCCATCTTATCTAATTTCTTTTGACGAGAACTAGCCATATTACGAGTAGCAACTCTAGCCTTGTTTCTAGAAATAAAATCTTCTAAATCTGCTATTTCTTTTTGTTGTTTATTATAAGCTGCTTCTTGTTGTTTGTTTTTTAGTTCTGTTTGTTCTAAATAATAATGATAGTCCCCTTTATATCTTGTTAATCCACCATCAGATAAAGAATAAATAATATTAATAACACTATTTAAAAAAGGAATATCATGACTTACTAAAATAAAAGCATTTTCATAATTTTTTAAGAAATTAGTTAACCAATAAATATGTTGTTCATCTAAATAGTTAGTAGGTTCATCTAATATTAAAATCATTGGATTTTCTAATAAAAGCTTTGTTAGTAATACTTTTGAACGTTGTCCACCAGATAACTCATCAACCAATTTATCCAATCCAATATCATTTAAACCTAATCCACCAGCAACTTCTTTAATCTTAATATCAATTGTATAAAAACCACCATGATCTAAAATCTCTTGAATTTCACCTACTTCATCCATTAAACGTGTCATTGTGATATCATCACAATCACACATTTGTTCATACATTTGAAGCATTTCTGTTTCTAAATCAAAATAATATTTAAAAGCATCTTGTAAAACTTCCATAATTGTTTTCCCTGGTTTTAAAGCAGTATGTTGATCTAAATAACCGGTAGTAATTCTTTTACACCATTCTATTTTTCCTTCATCCGGTTCTATTTTTCCAGTAATGATATTTAAGAAAGTAGACTTTCCTTCCCCATTTGCTCCAACCAAACCAATATGTTCCCCATTTAACAAACGAAAACTTGCATCTTGTAAAATGGTACGACCACCAAAATCATGGCTGACATTTTGAACTGTTAGTATACTCATAGTTTATTTTCCTTTCTTTTTATTTCGATAATTCCCTTGTTTTTTCTTGTTAGTACTTCTATTTCTAGGTCTTGAATGGCTACTAGATGTAGCACTACGATCCATTAATGGATAAGCATGATTATCAATAACTGGTATTGTTTGTTTCATAAGCTTTTCAATATCTTTAACATATTCTATTTCATCAAATTGACAAAAAGAAATAGCTTTTCCTGACATCCCTGCTCTTCCACTACGTCCGATTCGATGTACATAGGTACTTGAAATATTTGGTATTTCATAATTGAAAACATATTCTAGTTCTTGAATATCAATTCCTCGAGCCATTACATCACTAGCTACTAATACTTGTATTTTTGATTCTTTGAAAGATTTTAAGATTCTAATTCTAGCATTTTGACTTTTGTCACCATGAATACAATCACTACTAATACCATTTTGAACTAAGAATTTACTTAATCTAGAAGCGTTTGATTTTGTTCTAGTAAATACTAATGCATTAAATACATTTTCAGTTGCTAATATGTCTAATAATAGATTCTTTTTATTTGCTTTATCAACATAGTATAATCTTTGATCTATTTTCTCTACTACTAATGATTTAGGACTAACATCCACATATTCTGGTTGATATAAGAATTGTGATACAATGCTTTTTATTTCTGAAGACATCGTAGCACTAAATAATAATGTTTGTCTTTTTTTAGGAACAAAAGATAATATCTTTTTAATATCATGGATAAATCCCATATCTAACATTTGATCTGCTTCATCTAATACTAAATATTCTACTTTTGATAAATCAATAAGACGTTGTCTCATTAAATCAATTAATCTACCAGGTGTAGCAATAACAATTTGAGCTCCTTTTTCTAATTCTTTTACTTGTTTGTTTTGATTCATTCCTCCACATATAATAGTATTTCTAATAGCTAGATTTCTACTATATATCGTTAAGTTTTCTTGTATTTGAAAAGCTAACTCTCTTGTTGGAGCAATGATTAGTGCTTGTACTTCTCTTTGTTTTTCATTTAACATTTGTAACATTGGTAATCCAAAGGCTGCTGTTTTACCAGTACCTGTTTTAGCAAGCCCTACTAGGTCTTTTTTTTCTAAAATAAGTGGGATTGAAGCCACTTGAATAGGAGTTGCTTCTTGATATCCTAATTTGTCTAATTGTTTTGTAATTGGTTCTATTATGTTTAATTGTTTAAAGTTCATTTTTTCTTCCTTTTCTCAGTAAAAAAAACTTGTTTCTACAAGTTTTTCTAATAATATCACGTTTTAAAGAGGTTGTATATAGCCTATACATTATTTAAGATTTCTTCTATCTTTTTAATAACCGCTTGACTATCATTATCACCTATTATTTCATAAGCAACTTCTTTAATTGGATCTACTGCATTATCCATTGCATAACTATATTTTACTTGTTGTAATAATTCTAAATCATTCATTTGATCTCCAAATGCAGCACATTCTTCAGGTAAGATACCTAAATCATCTTGTAATTTTTTTAATGCTATTCCTTTATGAATACTTTTGTCTGTGAAATCTATCCATTCATGTCCTGTTGTAATGGCACGAACATCTTTTGGTATAGAAGGTAATATTGTTTCTAATAAGGCTGTTGATTGATGATTATCATCATATAATGATATTTTAAATATTTCATCATCTAAATCATCATAGTTTTCAACAAAATAATAACGTGCATAATATTTTACAATAATATCTTCTCGATTACGATGCTTATTTAAAATATGTGTTCCTTTTCTACCACTCAAAATAAAGAAACAATCTTCTAAAGGTAATAACATATCTAATAGTTTGTTAAGATCCTCAGGTGCTATCAATGTACTATATAAAGGGGTTGATCCTTTTAAAGTATAACTCCCATTTTCTGCAATATAGTAAATATCTTCTTTGATTGATTCAAATCTTTGAAATAAACGATGACATTGATTTCCACTTGCCACAACAAAATGAATATTCTTTTCTTTCATTTTTTTAAATAGTTCAAGGAATTTAGGATCATAATTTTTATTAGAATCTAAAAATGTTCCATCCATATCAGTTGCTATTAATTTAATCATAGTATCTCCTCTAATAATGTTTTTAAATGTATTTCAAAGCTATTTAATTCTTTTAACTTCCATTGCCAATTAGGAGCCCCTACTGTTCCTGGAGTATTTAATCTAGTTTCTTGGTTTAAACATAATACATCTTGTAATGGGAAAATAACGGTATCTTGAAGCGAATGTAATAAGCTATTCATTATCTTATCATAGATAGTTTTACCATTATAATCTTTGTATTGTTTTTCTAAGTTCTTTCTTTGTTTTTCAGTACATTCTTCTAAGAATCCTAATAGTGTATTATTATCATGTGTTCCTGAATAAACATAAACATTTCTTTTTTCTTCTTTTCTTATTTCTTCACTATCTAAATCTAATACAAACTGAATAATTTCCATCCCAGGCAAATGATAATGATCTCTTAAATCCAATACTTCTTGACGTAATAAACCTAAATCTTCTGCCACAATAGATATAGTAGGTAATTGTTCTTTAATCGTATCAAACAAAGCATATCCTGGTGCCTCATGCCAACTACCTAGAATAGCAGTAGGACTAGATGCTGGTATTTTCCAATACGTATCAAACCCTCTAAAATGATCAATACGAATTTGATCAAATAGTTTACTAGACCAAGCTAATCTTTCAATCCAAAATTGAAAATTATTTTCTTCTAAATAATCCCAATCATACAAAGGATTTCCCCAACGTTGTCCAGTTGCACTAAAATAATCAGGTGGTACACCAGCAATGAAAGTTGGATAATGATGTTCATCTAATAAAAAAGTATTTTTATTAGCCCAAACATCCGCTGAATCAATACCAACATAAATAGGAATATCCCCTACTATTTGTATTCCTTTTGCATTAGCGTACTCTTTTAATGCAAACCATTGTTTATAAAACATATATTGAATGAATTTTTCATATTCTATTGTTTCTCGATGTTTTTCAATATCATATTCTTTTTTTTCAATCCACTCTTTGTGTTTTTTAGGCCATTCTAACCAACATGATAAATAGTTATATTTTTTTAATGTAATAAAATTAGCGTATGTTTCTAACCAAGAAGTTTCTTTAACAAATTGGTTATAGTCATCTTGTAAATCCTCTCTTTGTAAAAAAGCGATATATGCTCTTTTCAACATTCTTTGTTTTATGTTTCGCACTGCTTCATAATCAACATGATCGGTTGTTATTTTTCTAGGTAATGAATTTATCAATCCCATTTCATACAATCCTTGACCAGATATATATACTTCATCTCCAGCATAACTAGAATAAGGTTGATATGGTGAATTGCCATAACCAACTGGATTCATGGGAAGTATTTGCCAAATAGATACCTTATTTTTAGCTAATACATCTACAAATTCATATGCTTCTTTTCCAAAGTCACCAATCCCTTGTCTTCCTACCAAAGAGAAAACTGGTGCTAATATTCCTAAGTTTTTCATTGCTACACTCCTCTTTGTCTATATTGTATCATTTTATTGTATGTCATCAAACAAAAAAATGTTTCACTATAAAAACAAGCTTATTCAGCTTGTTTATTACAATATAGATAAGCAGTTACTAATACTGCTAAAGAAACACCCATAAATACTAATACTTTAATATTTAAAGATAATCCATCTTCTCCAAATACAATCAATGAACCTGCAAAAATAATAAGCGATCCAATTGTTGCAAGAACAGGATTAATAACTCCTGTTTTAAAGCTTGTAATTTCTTTTTTACGATATAAACCAATAACTCCTAAGTATAATAAAATATAACATACATAGTTCATAACAATTGCTATTTCAGAGATATCAGATCCACCCATTAAAGCATAGTTCATTACTAAATAATGAACTATATACCATCCTACAGCTAATCCAAATGATAAAAGTGCACTGTTAACAGGAATATCATATGTTTCATTTACTTCTTTTAATTTATTTGATCCTGGTAACATATTACGAAGAGCTAATCCGTAAGGTAAACGAATGGCTCCTAAGATTAATCCATTAACTGTTCCTAATACAGAAATAACAATAAACACTAACATAATTTTAGCACCATTGGCACCAAACAACATATTACATGCAACATCTACATGACTATCACCTAAAGCAATAACTTGATCTGCTCCTAGTAAAGCAGAAATCCCTACTAAGTATAATGAATAAATACATACAATAAATAATGGTGAAATAATTAAAGCTATTGGAAGATTCTTTTTAGAATTTTTTATTTCATGTGACATAGAAGTCGCAATAATCCAACCATCAAAAGAGAAAGCAATTGGTACAATTGCTGCAATAAATCCCATACTACTAGTGGTTGCAATCACAGGTTCTAACGTAATGTTTGATGTTTCACCAAACATTAGTCCTAATACTGCTATTAAGAATAAAGGTATTAATTTAATAATAGTTGTTGCTACTTGGAAGTATCCACCCATTCTTTTTGAAATAATATTCATAATAAAAAAGAAAATAGTAAATGTAAAACCAATAGAACATTGATGTAACAAAGTCCCTTCCATTCCAAATAACAAACAGAAATAAACTCCCGCTACCCATGATACAACTACGATTAAAGTTGGATAATAAATAAACGTATGGAACCATCCTAAACTACCCGCTAGAGAAGTATTCCCCACTTCTTCCATATAAGTAACAATCCCTCCTGCTTTATCTGTACGTATTGCAATTTGAGCTATTGTTAAACTACCAAAAATAATACTAATTCCGGCAATAACAAATACAAGTATTCCTAAAGCAACACTTCCATTTGTATAATTTAATACGTCATCTGATTTAAAAAATATTCCTGATCCTATTACTATCCCTATTATCATAGAAATAGCCGTAAGAATATTATATTCACTCTGTTTTTTCATAAACCCTCCACTACTTTTCAGCAACTTAAATTATAACAAATGAAAAGTGTATGCACAACTAATTTTCTATTCTATCATCAAAAAGAGTGGCTTATTGCCACTCTTTCCATACATCTGGTTGATATCCAATGGTTGCTTGTTTCCCATTTCTTACAATTGGTGTTTTTAATACTTGTTGATTTTCTAATAATTTATATTCTTTATCAGTTTTAGGCATATATTGAATTAATAAATAAGTATCTTGATCAGCACATTTTTCATTTATCATGACATCAATGCCTCCAACTGCTTGTTTTACACTTTGGAATTCACCTTTACTTAATTCTTTTTCTAATAGATTAATAAATTGGAATTTAATTCTTCTTTCTTTAAAATATCTTTGTGCCTTTTTTGTTTCATTACATTTTTTTGTTCCAAATATTTGTATATTCACTAGTTATCTCCTTTTTAATAATTCAATAATTTCAATGTCTGCTTCTAACCAAGGAACTGTATCATATTGTTGTTTTGATAACCATTTTGCATCTAAATGTTCTAATAATTGAATATTTCCTTGAACAATCTTACTAAAAAAACAATCCATTTTTAAATGAAAAGCTGGATAATCATATTCTACACAAATAAGATGTTCTCCTACTTCAATGACCACATTTAACTCTTCTTGTATTTCACGTACTAATGCTTCTTCCTTACTTTCATTTGCTTCTATTTTACCACCAGGAAATTCATAAAATCCTTTATAATCCCCATAACCTCTTTGGGTTGCTAGAATCTTGCCATTGTTTTCAATAATTGCAGCTACTACCTGTATTTCTTTCATGATTCATTTCCTTTCAAGAAGCATTGTATCACACTAAGTAAACTACGAACAGTATTTCAAAACCCATTCCATAAAATCATTGGATACTTCTTCTTTATTTATTTCATTTAATAACTCATGACGAGCATCTTGATATAATTTTAATTCTACATTTTTATGACCTGTTTGAATTAAATGATCATAAACTTCCCTTACTCCTTTTCCATTTTCACCAACCGGATCTTTATCACCTGCAACTAAAAAGACTGGGAACTCTACTGCAAAACTAGTATACCAACTATCTTCATTAACTGTTGTTAATAACTTAAAAAGATCACGATAAGCATGAATAGAAAATGAGAAGGTACAATAAGGATCACGAATATATTTTTGACATATTTGTTCATCTCTTGATAACCATTCTACTCCTGTTTCTTTTTTAAATCCTTTATTATAAGCACCTAATGCCATATTATTAATTAATTTACTACTATTTCTACCACCTTTTACCATTCCAAGTGCTTTACAAAGGATACAACCTATTCCACTTAAAGGATTCTTTCCAGCAGTACCACAAATAATACATCCTTGAATATCTTTTTCATATTTACTTAGATAACTTCTTGCAATAAATGAGCCCATTGAATGACCAAATAAGAAACATGGTATTCCAGGATATTTTTCTTTCATTATAGTTGTAAAAATATGAAGATCTTCTACTACATATTGATCACCATCTTTAGGACTAAAATAACCAAAACTATTATTGTACTTCCCTGTATTCCCATGTCCTAAATGATCATGTCCACAAAATATAATTCCTTTATTACAACAATCTAAAGCAAACTCTTCATACCTTTCTACATACTCACACATACCATGTGACAGTTGAATAATAGCGATTGGTGTTTGTTTTGGTTCATAGATATAATATTGTATTTTTTGACCAACACACGAGCTATCAAACAACCCCTCTTTTTTCTTCATGATAAAATCCCTCCTCTTTATCTATATTTTATCACTTCCAAATAAGAAGTCTATTTATTTCACAAAAAAAATGGTTAGAAACCATTTTCTTGTTCTCGTTGAATTCTTTTTTTCTCTGCAAATTTGACTGCTTTTTTGGATGCAATATATGGACTAAAATAAGGAATTAAATATAGTAATTGTAACGCTAAATAAGTAGTACTTACTTCCCCAAATGTTAGTGCATAAACAGAAA from Tannockella kyphosi harbors:
- a CDS encoding glycoside hydrolase family 2 TIM barrel-domain containing protein; translated protein: MNYLSLLTNLNKSSLNIMPYRTYYVPYASNNEALYSINRVDSSLFTLLNGIWDFEFIANIHSLPNSFWNTGTMECNDKIEVPSCIQSVGYDHHQYTNVSYPIAFDPPYVPDVNPGAYYQKSIIISGEQLERDCSVVFEGVDSCFYLWVNNQFVGFDQVPHSTTEFLLNDYLKEGKNTIQVLVVKWCVGTYFEDQDKFRFTGIFGDVYLLSRPKNHCTDIFLKTVINQAENSGTLSISIPNYQKEVQVTIYNKEKEVVLSTTSLNNEFNLLIEDCQYWNCETPYLYTVIIEINNEHIPFKVGFRTVRIEKGHVLINNTSIKLYGVNFHDSNPKTGATVTLEDHRKDLLLMKEHHINAIRTAHYPKTPEFYELCDELGFYVMSEADLECHGVVDLYGVNLNANYNMLADDPIYETIMVDRIVRMISSLHNFSSIVSWSMGNESGYGCNFEKGLLLARQLDDSRLLHYEGLCRDKEAADIVMKYSDLYSRMYWSKELITEFFDNNEEVPFILCEYSHAMGNSSGDLKMYYDLMQQYDCFVGGFIWEWCDHAMVMNTSSNEDIYGYGGDFDDFPHFSNFCLDGLVYPDRTPHTGLKEYQAIHLPISLISHNHNSFTIKNNYDFIHAGKAYDGYYRYSIDGKPENWVKVNLDYLKPQEIVTLPLVKTPNGNVVTFEWTIQKNDTIPSVHGDYGIQQRILINNPNSLESIKSSKDLQIKENGLNYILYGDNFQYTYNPHIGGFSSLCVHDTELLEAPTSWNIWRAPIDNDRKIQKEWREAGFDRTILKHYQTSINKEDQCIVISTTFGFTALYLQRILTVDVKWTIWSNGKIDCHTDASKAPLFPSLPRFGICFPLIEQFSQFEYFGYGPYESYQDKHHASYLGKFFSTTKDNFENYIKPQENGSHFQTTNAIIKGNTNKIEINCMDTCLLNMSPYSIEQLSSITHNHELPSSSTNYLHLDYRQNGIGSNSCGPFLAPELSFEERSFHWGFSLHIND
- a CDS encoding ABC-F family ATP-binding cassette domain-containing protein: MSILTVQNVSHDFGGRTILQDASFRLLNGEHIGLVGANGEGKSTFLNIITGKIEPDEGKIEWCKRITTGYLDQHTALKPGKTIMEVLQDAFKYYFDLETEMLQMYEQMCDCDDITMTRLMDEVGEIQEILDHGGFYTIDIKIKEVAGGLGLNDIGLDKLVDELSGGQRSKVLLTKLLLENPMILILDEPTNYLDEQHIYWLTNFLKNYENAFILVSHDIPFLNSVINIIYSLSDGGLTRYKGDYHYYLEQTELKNKQQEAAYNKQQKEIADLEDFISRNKARVATRNMASSRQKKLDKMDLLSKPKEKIKPTFHFLEARTPGKVLFQCSDLVIGYDSPLTKPMNLEFERNKKVAIKGVNGLGKTTLLKTIIGMLEPYSGHVEKDPFVEIGFFKQEEGDINKTTFNYLWDEYPDRGNGEIRSMLAKCGLTTDHIESLVKVLSGGENAKARLCVIMNRASNVLVLDEPTNHLDVDAKDALQEALLAFKGAIILVSHEPEFYLPIVDEVINLEECSTKII
- a CDS encoding DEAD/DEAH box helicase, which encodes MNFKQLNIIEPITKQLDKLGYQEATPIQVASIPLILEKKDLVGLAKTGTGKTAAFGLPMLQMLNEKQREVQALIIAPTRELAFQIQENLTIYSRNLAIRNTIICGGMNQNKQVKELEKGAQIVIATPGRLIDLMRQRLIDLSKVEYLVLDEADQMLDMGFIHDIKKILSFVPKKRQTLLFSATMSSEIKSIVSQFLYQPEYVDVSPKSLVVEKIDQRLYYVDKANKKNLLLDILATENVFNALVFTRTKSNASRLSKFLVQNGISSDCIHGDKSQNARIRILKSFKESKIQVLVASDVMARGIDIQELEYVFNYEIPNISSTYVHRIGRSGRAGMSGKAISFCQFDEIEYVKDIEKLMKQTIPVIDNHAYPLMDRSATSSSHSRPRNRSTNKKKQGNYRNKKKGK
- a CDS encoding Cof-type HAD-IIB family hydrolase, whose protein sequence is MIKLIATDMDGTFLDSNKNYDPKFLELFKKMKEKNIHFVVASGNQCHRLFQRFESIKEDIYYIAENGSYTLKGSTPLYSTLIAPEDLNKLLDMLLPLEDCFFILSGRKGTHILNKHRNREDIIVKYYARYYFVENYDDLDDEIFKISLYDDNHQSTALLETILPSIPKDVRAITTGHEWIDFTDKSIHKGIALKKLQDDLGILPEECAAFGDQMNDLELLQQVKYSYAMDNAVDPIKEVAYEIIGDNDSQAVIKKIEEILNNV
- the malQ gene encoding 4-alpha-glucanotransferase, producing MKNLGILAPVFSLVGRQGIGDFGKEAYEFVDVLAKNKVSIWQILPMNPVGYGNSPYQPYSSYAGDEVYISGQGLYEMGLINSLPRKITTDHVDYEAVRNIKQRMLKRAYIAFLQREDLQDDYNQFVKETSWLETYANFITLKKYNYLSCWLEWPKKHKEWIEKKEYDIEKHRETIEYEKFIQYMFYKQWFALKEYANAKGIQIVGDIPIYVGIDSADVWANKNTFLLDEHHYPTFIAGVPPDYFSATGQRWGNPLYDWDYLEENNFQFWIERLAWSSKLFDQIRIDHFRGFDTYWKIPASSPTAILGSWHEAPGYALFDTIKEQLPTISIVAEDLGLLRQEVLDLRDHYHLPGMEIIQFVLDLDSEEIRKEEKRNVYVYSGTHDNNTLLGFLEECTEKQRKNLEKQYKDYNGKTIYDKIMNSLLHSLQDTVIFPLQDVLCLNQETRLNTPGTVGAPNWQWKLKELNSFEIHLKTLLEEIL
- a CDS encoding APC family permease yields the protein MKKQSEYNILTAISMIIGIVIGSGIFFKSDDVLNYTNGSVALGILVFVIAGISIIFGSLTIAQIAIRTDKAGGIVTYMEEVGNTSLAGSLGWFHTFIYYPTLIVVVSWVAGVYFCLLFGMEGTLLHQCSIGFTFTIFFFIMNIISKRMGGYFQVATTIIKLIPLFLIAVLGLMFGETSNITLEPVIATTSSMGFIAAIVPIAFSFDGWIIATSMSHEIKNSKKNLPIALIISPLFIVCIYSLYLVGISALLGADQVIALGDSHVDVACNMLFGANGAKIMLVFIVISVLGTVNGLILGAIRLPYGLALRNMLPGSNKLKEVNETYDIPVNSALLSFGLAVGWYIVHYLVMNYALMGGSDISEIAIVMNYVCYILLYLGVIGLYRKKEITSFKTGVINPVLATIGSLIIFAGSLIVFGEDGLSLNIKVLVFMGVSLAVLVTAYLYCNKQAE
- a CDS encoding arsenate reductase family protein, giving the protein MNIQIFGTKKCNETKKAQRYFKERRIKFQFINLLEKELSKGEFQSVKQAVGGIDVMINEKCADQDTYLLIQYMPKTDKEYKLLENQQVLKTPIVRNGKQATIGYQPDVWKEWQ
- a CDS encoding (deoxy)nucleoside triphosphate pyrophosphohydrolase encodes the protein MKEIQVVAAIIENNGKILATQRGYGDYKGFYEFPGGKIEANESKEEALVREIQEELNVVIEVGEHLICVEYDYPAFHLKMDCFFSKIVQGNIQLLEHLDAKWLSKQQYDTVPWLEADIEIIELLKRR
- a CDS encoding alpha/beta fold hydrolase encodes the protein MKKKEGLFDSSCVGQKIQYYIYEPKQTPIAIIQLSHGMCEYVERYEEFALDCCNKGIIFCGHDHLGHGNTGKYNNSFGYFSPKDGDQYVVEDLHIFTTIMKEKYPGIPCFLFGHSMGSFIARSYLSKYEKDIQGCIICGTAGKNPLSGIGCILCKALGMVKGGRNSSKLINNMALGAYNKGFKKETGVEWLSRDEQICQKYIRDPYCTFSFSIHAYRDLFKLLTTVNEDSWYTSFAVEFPVFLVAGDKDPVGENGKGVREVYDHLIQTGHKNVELKLYQDARHELLNEINKEEVSNDFMEWVLKYCS